ACCATCGTGTTACTGACCTCCAGCTCCCAGTGGGTATGCCCGGTGAACAGCAGGGTCTGCGGGTGCCGCGACAGAATAGTACGCAACTCCTGATCCTGAGTGACCCCGTACCATTCCTGAGATTCCAGCGAACCGGCTACCGTATCCTTCAGCGGCTGGTGCAGGAAGAGGAAGGCGGGCTGATCCGGCAGGTAAGTCTGTTCCTGGTCAGGCTGCAGTTGCCCGTTAGACTTCGGTTTGTCCGGTGCGTGTTCACCAAGCTTGCGGTCCAGCCACTGCAGCTGTTCAGCGGATAGACTGCAGAACGTAGGCAGCCCTTCCTCCGTGCCGAGGAAGATGAAATGATACCCGTCAATCCAGTGGTCATGATAGGGGCCCGGCATGCCCATCCGGGAAGTATACATCGCAAGGCGGGATTCCCAGTGGCCCAGGCCGACATCATGGTTACCCAAAGTGTAACGAAGTTGCGGAAGTGATGCCTGATGCAGTCCAAGAATACGCTGAACCTCCTTGTACTCCCCAGGGAAGCCATGGTCTGTTATATCTCCTATATGCATGATCCCGCTGCTGCCTCGGCCATGT
The sequence above is a segment of the Paenibacillus sp. FSL R7-0204 genome. Coding sequences within it:
- a CDS encoding metallophosphoesterase family protein; the encoded protein is MNTSATPGVTEPLLTFQVITDTHVTADPEHEYNQNFGRALEDIGEHGRGSSGIMHIGDITDHGFPGEYKEVQRILGLHQASLPQLRYTLGNHDVGLGHWESRLAMYTSRMGMPGPYHDHWIDGYHFIFLGTEEGLPTFCSLSAEQLQWLDRKLGEHAPDKPKSNGQLQPDQEQTYLPDQPAFLFLHQPLKDTVAGSLESQEWYGVTQDQELRTILSRHPQTLLFTGHTHWELEVSNTMVPGNGQTATMFNAASVAYLWTDADEHKSGSQGYYIEVYADKVLVRGRDFTTGTWIEAAQYEVAYPVTLYGKLGNH